The Humulus lupulus chromosome 3, drHumLupu1.1, whole genome shotgun sequence genome window below encodes:
- the LOC133825187 gene encoding protein FAR1-RELATED SEQUENCE 3-like, with product MKVDYGVGVTYNKAWRVKELAVDDVRGSNEESYALLPSYLHMLKLANPGTITRIEKDEENRFKYMFLSFDASLDGWKHCRAIIVVDVTFLKTKCGGTLYVAYLKDGNNQIFLLAFGIGDSENDNAWIWFFRRLKEAIKDREHLCIVSDRHKSIKNAIEQVYPGLYHGVCLYHLKQNLWTKFRGLHVHAIFETASRAYSAQEYHSAMAKL from the exons ATGAAAGTTGATTATGGGGTAGGTGTAACATACAATAAAGCATGGAGAGTAAAAGAACTTGCAGTTGATGATGTTAGAGGCTCAAATGAGGAAAGTTATGCATTGTTACCTTCATACTTGCATATGCTAAAATTGGCAAACCCAGGAACTATCACAAGAATAGAGAAAGATGAAGAAAACAG GTTCAAatatatgtttctttcttttgatgCTTCATTGGATGGTTGGAAACACTGTAGAGCAATTATAGTGGTAGATGTTACATTTTTAAAGACAAAATGTGGAGGCACACTATATGTAGCTTATCTTAAAGATGGAAACAATCAAATTTTTCTGCTTGCCTTTGGAATTGGGGATTCAGAAAATGACAATGCATGGATATGGTTCTTTAGAAGACTAAAAGAAGCAATAAAAGATCGAGAACACTTGTGCATAGTATCTGACAGGCACAAAAGCATCAAGAATGCAATTGAACAAGTGTATCCGGGTCTATACCATGGAGTTTGTCTTTATCATTTGAAGCAAAATCTATGGACTAAGTTTAGGGGATTACATGTGCATGCCATATTCGAAACTGCTTCAAGAGCCTACTCAGCTCAAGAATATCATTCTGCCATGGCTAAGTTATAG